A stretch of Clostridium formicaceticum DNA encodes these proteins:
- the proC gene encoding pyrroline-5-carboxylate reductase, translated as MQQKIGFIGTGNMAGAMIKGLTNKFSEIYKHVYVTDKNLKKAEDMCKELHINLCENNIEIIKKAKILIIAVKPNVYGDVLQEIKDVITKEHIIVSIAAGISIKYIEGFFSQPIKIIRTMPNTPAFVGEGMTAITPNKEVTDEELDTVLSIFESIGKTDVIDEKLMDTVTAISGSSPAYVYLFIEALADGGVLQGLSREKAYTYAAQAVLGAAKMVLETGKHPGELKDNVCSPGGTTIEAVYTLEKNHFRGTIIEAMEACTEKARKMANNK; from the coding sequence CGGCAACATGGCGGGAGCGATGATAAAGGGATTAACCAACAAGTTCTCTGAGATTTATAAGCATGTTTATGTTACAGATAAAAACCTAAAAAAAGCTGAAGACATGTGCAAAGAACTTCATATTAACTTATGTGAAAACAATATAGAGATTATAAAAAAGGCTAAAATCTTGATTATAGCAGTAAAGCCTAATGTATATGGAGATGTACTGCAGGAAATAAAAGATGTTATTACCAAGGAACATATTATTGTTTCTATTGCTGCTGGTATATCTATAAAATATATAGAAGGATTCTTTTCACAACCTATAAAAATTATTAGAACAATGCCAAATACCCCTGCTTTTGTAGGAGAGGGTATGACAGCGATAACACCGAATAAAGAAGTGACTGATGAAGAATTAGACACTGTTTTGTCTATATTTGAAAGCATAGGCAAGACAGACGTCATAGATGAAAAGTTAATGGACACGGTGACAGCCATTAGTGGTAGTAGTCCTGCCTATGTCTATTTGTTTATAGAAGCTTTGGCTGATGGGGGGGTGCTTCAAGGTTTATCACGGGAAAAGGCCTATACCTATGCTGCTCAAGCTGTATTGGGGGCTGCCAAGATGGTGCTGGAAACAGGTAAGCATCCAGGAGAACTAAAGGACAATGTCTGTTCTCCTGGAGGAACCACGATAGAGGCGGTATACACACTAGAAAAAAATCATTTTAGAGGAACGATTATAGAGGCTATGGAGGCTTGTACAGAAAAAGCACGGAAAATGGCAAATAATAAATAA
- a CDS encoding aspartate carbamoyltransferase regulatory subunit, which yields MLKVTSIQKGIVIDHISSGKGLKIFEKLSLDKIDTPVVLLMKVPSKKLGKKDIIKIQDYIDIDLTILGLIDPNITINIIENDRTIEKKAIEIPKKVSGLFKCKNPRCITCIDDYAEPEFTLVPNGKIQYKCNYCEELTEYRL from the coding sequence ATGTTAAAGGTAACCAGTATTCAAAAAGGTATTGTGATTGATCATATCAGCTCTGGTAAGGGTTTAAAAATCTTTGAAAAACTTAGTTTAGATAAAATCGATACACCAGTGGTTTTGTTGATGAAGGTGCCCAGCAAGAAGCTGGGTAAAAAAGACATTATCAAAATACAAGATTATATTGACATTGATCTAACCATATTGGGCTTAATCGACCCTAATATTACCATTAATATTATTGAAAATGATAGAACAATAGAGAAAAAGGCGATTGAAATACCAAAAAAAGTTTCAGGTTTATTTAAATGTAAAAATCCACGATGTATTACTTGTATAGACGATTATGCTGAGCCAGAGTTTACTTTAGTACCTAATGGCAAAATTCAATATAAATGTAATTATTGCGAAGAACTAACTGAATATCGTCTATAA
- the pyrB gene encoding aspartate carbamoyltransferase, protein MSLQGRHLIDPNDLTLEEIQRIIDLGLNIYHHPAQYAEICKGKILGTLFYEASTRTRLSFESAMLRMGGNVLGFSDAATSSVQKGESIADTIRVLDDYADILVMRHPREGAPKLASQYATVPMINGGDGGHQHPTQTLTDLITIQHYKGEIKNLKVAFCGDLLFGRTVHSLLKTLSRYPNISFVLISPPELKIPYHLKNDILQNHDVEIIETHCLETHMHEIDILYMTRIQRERFFNEEDYIKLKDSYILNKDKLEHAKEDLLVLHPLPRVNEISYDVDIDPRGKYFEQAKLGVYARMALMALLLGVVESC, encoded by the coding sequence ATGAGTTTGCAAGGTAGACACTTGATTGACCCTAATGATTTAACACTAGAAGAAATTCAACGAATTATTGATCTAGGATTAAATATTTATCATCATCCAGCGCAATACGCAGAAATATGCAAAGGAAAAATATTAGGTACTTTATTTTATGAGGCTAGTACCCGCACCCGTTTAAGCTTTGAATCTGCTATGCTGAGAATGGGTGGTAATGTTTTAGGTTTTTCTGATGCAGCCACCAGTTCTGTACAAAAAGGTGAAAGTATCGCAGATACCATCCGCGTCCTAGATGATTATGCAGATATTTTAGTAATGCGCCATCCAAGAGAAGGTGCGCCTAAATTAGCTTCTCAATATGCTACTGTACCCATGATCAATGGCGGTGATGGCGGACATCAGCATCCTACCCAAACTTTAACAGATCTTATTACCATTCAACACTACAAGGGCGAAATCAAAAATCTAAAAGTAGCTTTTTGTGGTGACCTATTATTTGGTCGTACTGTTCATTCTCTTTTAAAGACCTTGAGTAGATATCCTAATATAAGCTTTGTATTGATTTCTCCTCCTGAGTTAAAAATTCCCTATCATCTTAAAAATGATATTTTGCAAAACCATGATGTTGAAATTATAGAAACCCACTGTCTTGAAACCCATATGCATGAAATAGACATTCTTTACATGACAAGGATTCAAAGAGAAAGATTCTTTAATGAAGAAGATTATATCAAGTTAAAGGATAGTTATATTTTAAATAAAGATAAATTAGAACATGCAAAAGAAGACCTTTTGGTGCTTCACCCATTGCCACGAGTAAACGAAATCAGTTATGATGTTGATATTGACCCTAGAGGTAAATATTTTGAACAAGCAAAATTAGGGGTATATGCAAGAATGGCCTTAATGGCACTACTTTTGGGGGTGGTTGAATCATGTTAA
- a CDS encoding ADP-ribosylglycohydrolase family protein, which translates to MYGLSLEELYNFLVEEADMPPFMEYNENINLVPASNVEYRDKIRGALVSLAIGDVYGSYLEGQLSREVEYINNFLKGDRYAVSLNITDDTEMTIMLAESLIIHQGFYPEDMANRFVRQSITQMGNTIKEFIYNYRDRKTPWYKSGVESAGNGAVMRCAPIALINYGDFISLKIMAGIQSAITHMDQMAIASSIAHGTAIAYLMNLPPFSLKEKEDLCKFIATCGKSIKGIETNVYRTRENNQIANLYTRLNIELMEAVQKDLDVDETRERWGSGAYVLESLPYGLLVFLNSPNDYEKILKQCLMARDTDTVASLALTLAGAYLGFNHIPKGYINKLKNLEEILALADRLFELSLKNRSNNPYRRMRENISESKSQDEIDKLMWKGIKYNKQEHYQQSVKYFEDLIVQHPEAKKNERIKLHIIEAYEGLGTKLLKEEAYEEALKYFKKALAYDLNHPIILCDLAITYLNLDDLNKAEKYARRSVEIAPEYEIGREVLEAITSIKRKS; encoded by the coding sequence ATGTACGGATTATCTTTAGAAGAGCTTTACAATTTTTTAGTAGAAGAGGCAGATATGCCTCCTTTTATGGAATATAACGAAAATATTAACTTAGTTCCTGCGTCAAATGTCGAATATAGAGACAAAATTCGTGGTGCCTTAGTGAGTTTGGCCATAGGCGATGTGTATGGCAGTTATTTAGAGGGCCAGCTTTCAAGGGAAGTAGAATATATTAACAATTTTTTAAAGGGCGATCGCTATGCTGTTTCACTAAATATTACGGATGATACAGAGATGACCATTATGTTAGCAGAATCCCTTATTATCCATCAAGGTTTTTACCCAGAAGATATGGCCAACAGATTTGTAAGACAATCCATTACCCAGATGGGTAATACCATTAAAGAGTTTATTTATAATTATCGTGATAGAAAAACCCCCTGGTACAAAAGCGGTGTAGAGTCCGCTGGAAACGGTGCTGTTATGCGCTGCGCTCCTATAGCTTTGATTAACTATGGGGATTTTATCTCTTTGAAAATAATGGCAGGTATTCAATCCGCTATCACCCACATGGACCAAATGGCCATTGCCTCTAGTATTGCCCATGGTACGGCGATTGCTTACTTAATGAACTTACCTCCCTTCAGCTTAAAGGAAAAGGAAGACTTATGTAAGTTTATAGCTACATGCGGGAAAAGTATTAAAGGTATAGAAACAAATGTTTATCGTACTAGGGAGAATAATCAAATTGCTAATTTATATACAAGACTGAATATAGAATTAATGGAGGCGGTTCAAAAAGATTTAGACGTGGATGAGACAAGAGAGCGATGGGGGAGTGGTGCTTATGTGCTGGAATCTCTGCCCTATGGGTTATTGGTCTTTTTAAATAGCCCCAATGACTATGAAAAAATATTGAAACAATGCCTAATGGCAAGAGATACAGATACAGTAGCCAGTTTAGCGCTGACACTAGCAGGTGCTTATTTAGGTTTTAATCATATCCCTAAAGGCTATATTAATAAATTGAAAAACCTTGAAGAAATATTGGCCTTAGCGGATCGCCTATTTGAGTTATCTTTAAAAAACAGAAGCAATAATCCCTATAGGCGAATGAGAGAAAATATTAGTGAATCAAAATCTCAGGATGAAATCGATAAATTGATGTGGAAGGGTATTAAATACAACAAGCAAGAACATTATCAACAATCTGTAAAATACTTTGAAGACTTAATTGTACAGCACCCAGAGGCAAAGAAAAATGAGAGAATAAAGCTTCACATTATTGAAGCTTATGAAGGCTTAGGCACAAAACTTTTAAAAGAAGAGGCCTATGAAGAAGCTTTGAAATATTTTAAAAAAGCATTGGCCTATGACTTAAATCATCCTATCATTTTGTGTGATTTAGCTATTACCTATTTAAACCTAGATGATTTAAATAAGGCAGAAAAATATGCACGACGTTCTGTGGAGATAGCACCAGAGTATGAGATAGGCAGGGAAGTACTTGAGGCAATTACCAGCATTAAAAGAAAGAGTTAA
- a CDS encoding LytR/AlgR family response regulator transcription factor, producing the protein MKIDFIVCEDNPKTRKTICDWLETYIDHKDIKLLVATSQPEEVLSFVTEDEATKICLLDINLNEKINGVALAEKIRNININTKIIFITAYAEWAVESLNRNIEPFAYLTKPLDRQTFDWHMKRLLKKIKELQDLQLHPNVGLIKLEAYGRTHYKKAEVITHIETHHKEGYLTVHTIQGEKIIHRSRLNDMLQLLNKIQPSIFVQCYKSTLVNPYYIESTDKKQGEIVLKNGIRLFMSRSREVQEEIDKRVMGENS; encoded by the coding sequence ATGAAGATTGATTTTATTGTATGTGAAGATAATCCAAAAACCAGAAAAACCATCTGCGATTGGCTAGAAACTTATATTGACCATAAAGACATTAAATTATTAGTGGCTACATCTCAGCCGGAGGAGGTTCTGTCCTTTGTTACAGAAGATGAAGCCACTAAAATTTGTCTTTTAGATATCAATTTAAATGAAAAAATCAATGGTGTAGCATTGGCTGAGAAGATAAGAAATATCAATATAAATACAAAGATTATATTTATCACTGCTTATGCGGAGTGGGCTGTGGAAAGCCTCAACAGAAATATAGAACCTTTTGCTTATCTGACAAAACCCTTAGACAGACAAACCTTTGACTGGCATATGAAGAGACTGCTGAAGAAAATTAAAGAGCTTCAGGATTTGCAGCTGCATCCCAATGTAGGCTTGATAAAGCTAGAAGCCTATGGTAGAACCCACTACAAGAAGGCAGAGGTGATTACCCACATAGAGACCCATCATAAGGAGGGCTATCTTACAGTACATACAATCCAGGGAGAAAAAATAATCCATAGAAGTAGATTAAATGATATGCTGCAGCTGCTTAATAAAATACAGCCCAGTATTTTTGTGCAATGCTATAAGTCTACACTGGTAAATCCTTATTATATCGAGAGTACCGATAAGAAGCAAGGGGAAATTGTACTGAAAAATGGCATACGGCTATTTATGTCCAGAAGCAGAGAAGTACAAGAGGAAATAGATAAAAGGGTGATGGGGGAAAATTCATGA
- a CDS encoding GHKL domain-containing protein, with protein MMTIDNFPSAIVIAMEVLIYINVLRLFLKIPKNKYIKLYFLLFISTAITVMIHSEMQYLYNFKTAIVLTTYGLTTTALLKTTILKTIFLVFIYAVVALLGNVFAIFIMVSTLGVTMIEIQNDTKLFFTANLISFATIALLLYILKYILLYKTYGKTVQVKSKNIVLYIITVFSMLFINFYTFLYYANEMNVLVSIVHIILVIAYITISLNYTFLENDFYYQKILYQNQQEYLTVIENLLNGYRELKHGWKNYLTGFSGFIYGEERDWEALVEYYESVVKKTKHLTKDSLTVMTKIKDYILLGMFIERINEAEAKEININININGEEVKLGKDYDFQMDLNFMLGNFLDNAIRHAEEAEIPILWIEIACEEEYTNFVIKNTFKKESMEEKQRFDGGHGLRLVTEKVKKYPFIVHSTIIDGDLFIQELIIEKQSIGSLT; from the coding sequence ATGATGACAATAGACAATTTTCCCAGTGCGATAGTAATTGCCATGGAAGTTTTAATTTATATTAATGTTTTGAGACTATTTTTAAAAATACCTAAGAATAAATATATAAAATTGTACTTTTTGCTTTTCATTTCTACTGCTATAACAGTAATGATTCACAGCGAAATGCAATATCTTTATAACTTTAAAACAGCTATAGTGCTTACAACCTATGGATTGACTACAACTGCTTTATTAAAAACAACGATTCTTAAAACCATCTTCCTGGTATTTATCTATGCGGTTGTAGCACTATTGGGAAATGTTTTTGCTATTTTTATTATGGTGAGCACCTTAGGGGTCACAATGATAGAGATACAAAATGACACAAAGCTATTTTTTACTGCAAATCTGATATCCTTTGCGACGATTGCATTGTTGTTATATATACTAAAATATATATTATTATATAAAACCTATGGCAAGACAGTACAGGTGAAAAGTAAGAATATTGTGTTATATATTATAACCGTGTTTTCTATGCTGTTTATTAACTTTTATACCTTCCTCTACTATGCAAATGAAATGAATGTTTTGGTTTCTATCGTGCATATTATTCTGGTGATTGCCTATATTACCATCTCCTTAAACTATACCTTCTTAGAAAATGATTTTTACTATCAGAAAATCCTCTATCAAAATCAACAGGAATATTTGACGGTGATAGAAAACCTTCTCAATGGTTATCGGGAGTTGAAGCATGGGTGGAAAAACTATCTGACGGGGTTTTCCGGCTTTATCTACGGAGAAGAGCGGGATTGGGAGGCCTTGGTGGAATATTATGAATCGGTGGTGAAAAAAACCAAGCACTTAACCAAGGATTCTTTAACGGTGATGACCAAAATCAAGGACTATATCCTATTGGGGATGTTTATTGAGAGAATTAATGAAGCGGAGGCAAAAGAAATCAATATCAATATCAATATCAACGGTGAGGAAGTGAAGCTGGGGAAAGATTATGATTTTCAAATGGATTTAAACTTTATGCTGGGAAATTTTCTGGACAATGCCATCAGACATGCTGAAGAGGCAGAGATCCCTATCCTGTGGATTGAGATAGCCTGTGAAGAGGAGTATACCAATTTTGTCATTAAAAATACCTTCAAAAAGGAATCCATGGAGGAAAAACAACGCTTTGACGGGGGGCATGGCTTAAGGCTGGTGACAGAAAAGGTAAAAAAATATCCCTTTATTGTCCACAGCACCATTATTGATGGAGATCTTTTTATTCAAGAATTGATTATAGAAAAACAGTCAATAGGTAGTTTGACGTAA
- a CDS encoding accessory gene regulator ArgB-like protein — MAFPEKLAQHLTYSFIKENLPDKEQKELDRIEYGLASFFIAFPKLVVLFSIAVFLSFYIDNFIIYFAIVQVSYALVRAYAWGMHLKTDLGCLFGSFIVLFGITLMGVFYPLPLVVLLLLWGISIGLLYRYAPAATEARPLRSMTLRKKLRKKLLIITSLLFIAAFINAKNPYGTLITLSVLGESLFTTPLMYKLFQLKGGETNEKN, encoded by the coding sequence ATGGCGTTTCCTGAAAAATTAGCACAGCATTTAACTTATTCCTTTATAAAAGAAAATTTGCCAGATAAAGAGCAAAAAGAATTAGACAGGATTGAATATGGACTTGCTTCGTTTTTTATTGCTTTTCCTAAACTTGTTGTATTATTTTCTATAGCTGTATTTTTAAGTTTTTATATAGACAATTTCATTATTTACTTTGCAATCGTTCAGGTTAGCTATGCTTTGGTTCGAGCTTACGCCTGGGGCATGCATCTTAAAACAGACTTAGGTTGTTTATTTGGTAGTTTTATTGTATTGTTTGGTATTACCTTAATGGGGGTTTTTTATCCCCTCCCCCTTGTTGTACTGTTGCTGCTTTGGGGCATAAGTATAGGGCTTCTCTATCGCTATGCTCCAGCTGCTACAGAAGCCCGACCTTTAAGGAGTATGACTTTAAGAAAAAAATTGAGAAAAAAACTATTGATTATAACATCACTGCTATTTATCGCTGCTTTCATCAATGCAAAAAATCCCTATGGGACACTGATTACACTGTCGGTTTTGGGGGAGAGCCTTTTTACCACTCCCTTGATGTATAAGCTATTTCAATTAAAAGGAGGAGAAACCAATGAAAAAAACTAA